In Bacteroidota bacterium, a genomic segment contains:
- a CDS encoding Rieske 2Fe-2S domain-containing protein yields the protein MTSDPDDHVQPGKRDFLKLILGGSLVAWAASILYPLFAYLKPPKQAEVEVTSVKVGTLSSIEKDSGMIVRFGNKPVILVRSAAGELRAFDATCTHLDCTVQYHKEMGVIWCACHNGKYDFNGRNIAGPPPRPLDEYRVVLQGEEVLISKKS from the coding sequence ATGACCAGCGATCCCGACGATCACGTACAACCCGGGAAACGTGATTTTCTGAAACTCATTCTCGGCGGCAGCCTCGTCGCATGGGCTGCCTCGATTCTCTATCCGCTCTTTGCATATCTCAAACCACCCAAGCAAGCCGAAGTTGAAGTAACAAGCGTTAAAGTCGGCACACTGTCCTCGATTGAAAAAGACAGCGGCATGATCGTCCGGTTCGGCAATAAGCCTGTTATTCTCGTCCGCTCGGCCGCCGGTGAACTCCGTGCGTTCGATGCAACATGCACCCATCTCGATTGTACGGTGCAGTACCACAAGGAGATGGGCGTTATCTGGTGTGCGTGCCACAACGGCAAGTATGATTTCAACGGCCGTAATATAGCCGGCCCGCCGCCTCGACCTCTTGATGAATACCGGGTTGTGCTGCAAGGAGAGGAGGTTCTCATCTCGAAGAAATCATGA